One window of Marinobacterium aestuarii genomic DNA carries:
- the iscU gene encoding Fe-S cluster assembly scaffold IscU, with translation MAYSEKVIDHYENPRNVGKMDAADHSVGTGMVGAPACGDVMRLQIKVSDTGVIEDAKFKTYGCGSAIASSSLVTEWVKGMTLDQAAELKNTQIADELALPPVKIHCSVLAEDAIKAAVADYKQKQGK, from the coding sequence ATGGCTTACAGCGAAAAAGTTATAGATCACTACGAAAATCCACGTAATGTCGGCAAAATGGACGCTGCGGATCACAGTGTGGGTACCGGCATGGTCGGCGCTCCGGCCTGTGGCGATGTAATGCGCCTGCAGATCAAGGTCAGCGATACCGGTGTTATCGAAGATGCCAAGTTCAAGACCTACGGTTGCGGCTCTGCAATCGCGTCCAGCTCCCTGGTGACCGAATGGGTCAAGGGTATGACGCTGGATCAGGCGGCTGAACTGAAAAACACCCAGATTGCTGATGAGCTGGCATTGCCGCCGGTGAAAATTCACTGCTCGGTTCTGGCTGAAGACGCCATCAAGGCTGCGGTTGCCGATTACAAGCAGAAGCAGGGCAAGTAA
- a CDS encoding HlyD family type I secretion periplasmic adaptor subunit: MKRIAKQQDTQFMTSISEAMLEQTPRSARVLLWVMALFVLLAVLWANWAKLDEISRGEGEIIPSRQLQVIQNLEGGIVSEILVREGDLVERGQILLRIDDTRFASSFNESQVREFELVAKVVRLQAEADGAPFVAPENYPVQFTLQLERERNLYQAREQELRANLAVTQRQLEQRQQELREARSKEEQIRSSYSLMLQELDIMQPLVGEGVISEVEYLRLRRQVNDMKGELAGIRLSVPRIEAAISEHRSRLNEGELQFRSKARAELNEMSGELARLKETLQGMQDRITRTEVRSPVKGTVKQLLVNTVAGVVQPGDQLLNIVPWEDRLLVEARVRPADIAQISVGLPATVKVSAYDFSIYGGLDAIVEFVSPSTILDEEKQAYYLVRLETKQPYLGPADKKLPLIAGMTVSVDILTGKKTVMDYILKPILKARDRAFTER, translated from the coding sequence ATGAAAAGGATCGCCAAACAGCAAGACACCCAGTTCATGACCAGCATCAGTGAGGCCATGCTGGAGCAGACGCCGCGCAGTGCCCGGGTTCTGCTCTGGGTGATGGCTCTGTTCGTACTGCTTGCGGTGCTCTGGGCCAACTGGGCCAAACTCGATGAGATCAGTCGGGGAGAGGGCGAAATTATCCCGTCGCGCCAGCTGCAGGTGATACAGAATCTGGAGGGCGGTATAGTATCCGAAATTCTGGTGCGTGAAGGCGACCTGGTCGAGCGTGGGCAGATACTGCTGCGTATCGATGATACCCGCTTTGCCAGTTCCTTTAACGAGAGTCAGGTGCGGGAATTCGAACTGGTTGCCAAGGTCGTGCGGCTGCAGGCCGAAGCGGACGGTGCGCCCTTTGTTGCGCCCGAGAATTATCCGGTGCAGTTCACGCTGCAGCTGGAACGTGAGCGCAACCTGTACCAGGCGCGGGAGCAGGAACTGCGTGCGAACCTTGCCGTGACGCAGCGTCAGCTCGAGCAGCGACAGCAGGAGCTGCGTGAGGCTAGATCCAAGGAAGAGCAGATCCGCAGCAGCTACAGCCTGATGCTGCAGGAACTTGATATAATGCAGCCGCTGGTGGGTGAGGGCGTGATTTCTGAAGTCGAGTATCTGCGTCTGCGCCGCCAGGTTAATGACATGAAGGGCGAGCTGGCCGGTATTCGCCTCAGTGTGCCTCGTATCGAAGCGGCCATTTCCGAGCATCGCAGCCGTTTAAATGAAGGCGAGTTGCAGTTTCGCTCCAAGGCCCGTGCCGAGCTGAATGAGATGAGCGGCGAGTTGGCCCGTCTGAAGGAAACGCTGCAGGGCATGCAGGATCGAATTACCCGAACCGAGGTGCGCTCTCCGGTCAAGGGTACGGTCAAGCAACTGCTGGTCAATACAGTCGCGGGTGTGGTGCAGCCCGGCGATCAGCTGCTGAATATAGTGCCCTGGGAGGATCGCCTGCTGGTCGAGGCACGGGTGCGTCCGGCCGATATTGCCCAGATTAGCGTCGGACTGCCGGCAACGGTCAAGGTTTCGGCCTATGATTTCTCTATTTATGGTGGGCTGGATGCCATCGTGGAGTTTGTTTCACCGAGCACCATCCTTGATGAGGAAAAACAGGCGTATTATCTGGTGCGTCTTGAAACGAAACAGCCCTATTTGGGTCCTGCGGACAAGAAACTTCCGCTTATTGCCGGCATGACCGTGAGTGTTGATATTCTGACAGGGAAAAAAACAGTAATGGATTACATTTTGAAGCCGATACTTAAAGCCCGGGATCGGGCCTTCACGGAACGCTGA
- the hscA gene encoding Fe-S protein assembly chaperone HscA: MALLQIAEPGQSPDPHKRKLAVGIDLGTTNSLVATVRSGESVTLPDEQGRHTLPSVVRYLAEGGPVVGHDAHAQAVTDPFNTIQSVKRLMGRGVADIKKLGDELPYRFERLDEGMPYLSTAAGVKSPVEISADILRTLQRRAEDSLGGELTGAVITVPAYFDDAQRQATKDAATLAGLNVLRLLSEPTAAAVAYGLDEAAEGVIAVYDLGGGTFDISILRLSKGVFEVMATGGDSALGGDDLDLALANWLVDQLGIGAGLGSADARYLTEQARSIKERLTDEPVVETLLAVAGVEKRVCIDRDQFGELIHDLVARTIRACRRALKDAGVSVAQVQDIVMVGGSTRVPQVREAAQQFFGKALRTDIDPDRVVALGAALQADVLAGNKPDSDMLLLDVIPLSLGLEIMGGLVEKLVPRNTAIPVAKAQEFTTYQDGQTAMAIHVLQGERELVDDCRSLARFELRGIPPMAAGAAKIRVTFQVDADGLLNVEAKELSTGVESRIQVKPSYGLSDTEIERMLKESYSFAQEDLVLRSLREQQVDADRLLHSLEQALIEDGAALLTQAEREALQAAMMQLQEVRAGSDHRAIESGVKALAVASDEFASRRMDASIQRALQGHNIDEIEESR, encoded by the coding sequence ATGGCCTTGTTGCAAATAGCTGAACCCGGACAGAGCCCAGATCCCCACAAGCGCAAGCTCGCGGTGGGTATTGATCTGGGTACCACAAATTCACTGGTCGCGACGGTTCGCAGTGGCGAATCCGTGACTCTGCCGGATGAGCAGGGGCGGCATACGCTGCCATCCGTCGTGCGTTATCTTGCCGAAGGTGGGCCCGTAGTGGGTCATGACGCCCATGCCCAGGCGGTTACCGATCCCTTCAATACCATCCAGTCCGTTAAGCGCCTCATGGGGCGCGGTGTTGCTGATATCAAGAAACTGGGTGATGAGCTGCCCTACCGGTTTGAGCGTCTGGACGAGGGCATGCCCTATCTATCGACCGCCGCCGGTGTGAAGAGCCCGGTGGAGATCTCCGCGGATATTCTGCGCACGCTGCAACGCCGAGCTGAAGACTCCCTGGGTGGTGAGCTGACGGGTGCCGTAATTACGGTGCCGGCCTATTTCGATGATGCCCAGCGACAGGCGACCAAGGATGCGGCAACCCTGGCGGGGCTGAACGTACTGCGTCTGCTGAGCGAGCCGACCGCGGCGGCCGTGGCCTACGGTCTTGATGAGGCAGCGGAAGGTGTAATCGCTGTTTATGATCTGGGCGGCGGTACCTTCGATATCTCCATTCTGCGCCTCAGCAAGGGCGTGTTCGAGGTCATGGCGACCGGTGGCGACAGCGCTCTGGGCGGAGATGACCTGGATCTGGCGCTGGCCAACTGGCTGGTTGATCAGCTGGGCATCGGGGCCGGGCTGGGGTCGGCGGATGCGCGCTACCTGACCGAACAGGCGCGCAGCATCAAGGAACGCCTGACGGATGAGCCCGTGGTCGAGACACTGCTTGCCGTCGCCGGTGTCGAGAAGCGTGTCTGTATCGATCGAGACCAGTTTGGCGAACTTATCCATGACCTGGTGGCGCGTACCATTCGTGCTTGTCGTCGTGCCCTGAAGGATGCCGGTGTCAGCGTGGCGCAGGTACAGGATATCGTCATGGTGGGGGGCTCGACGCGAGTACCCCAGGTGCGTGAAGCGGCACAGCAGTTTTTTGGCAAGGCGCTGCGGACCGATATAGATCCGGATCGCGTGGTGGCGCTGGGTGCGGCACTGCAGGCGGATGTGCTGGCCGGTAACAAGCCGGACAGCGACATGCTGCTGCTGGACGTTATTCCGCTGTCCCTGGGGCTTGAAATCATGGGTGGGCTGGTTGAAAAGCTGGTGCCTCGCAATACCGCGATTCCGGTCGCCAAGGCCCAGGAATTTACCACCTACCAGGATGGCCAGACGGCCATGGCGATTCATGTGCTGCAGGGTGAGCGCGAACTGGTTGATGATTGCCGCTCACTGGCACGTTTTGAGCTGCGCGGCATTCCGCCCATGGCGGCCGGTGCTGCCAAAATCCGCGTGACCTTTCAGGTGGACGCCGATGGCCTGTTGAATGTGGAGGCCAAGGAGCTTTCCACCGGTGTCGAGAGCCGAATCCAGGTCAAGCCGTCCTATGGTCTGAGTGATACCGAGATCGAGCGCATGCTGAAGGAATCCTACAGCTTTGCACAGGAGGATCTGGTGTTGCGCAGTCTGCGCGAACAGCAGGTGGATGCAGACCGTTTGCTGCACTCGCTGGAGCAGGCGCTGATCGAAGACGGTGCGGCGTTGCTGACGCAGGCAGAGCGTGAGGCTCTGCAGGCCGCCATGATGCAGCTGCAGGAGGTGCGTGCCGGGTCTGATCACCGTGCCATTGAGAGTGGTGTAAAAGCCTTGGCAGTCGCCAGTGACGAGTTCGCCTCGCGCCGGATGGATGCCAGTATTCAGCGTGCTCTGCAGGGGCACAATATTGATGAAATCGAGGAGAGTCGTTAA
- a CDS encoding hydroxymethylglutaryl-CoA reductase yields the protein MKAHKIQQAPIPMRSVGPIRLTGHLLDEKVWVPLATYETPLWHSVGRGARISVLAGGIKTSVIDERMSRSILLEADDAWAAHQALLSIKSRRDAMNKVVGLSSRFAQLIDMHSQVVANLIYLRLEFTTGDASGHNMVTNAADKLIPWILSEYPGLRYSSISANYCSDKKATAVNGILGRGKYVVTEILIPRELCERKLHTTPEKVVDLNIKKNLIGTLLAGGLRSANAHYANMLLAFYLATGQDAANIIEGSQGVVHAEVRDGDLYFSCTLPNLIVGTVGNGKGLDFVEENLRLLGCKEDRDPGANARRLAAICGATVLCGELSLLAAQTNPGELMEAHLKLER from the coding sequence ATGAAAGCACACAAGATCCAACAGGCCCCCATACCGATGCGTTCGGTAGGGCCCATTCGGCTCACGGGCCACCTGCTTGACGAGAAAGTGTGGGTGCCGCTGGCGACCTACGAAACGCCGTTGTGGCACTCGGTAGGGCGTGGTGCGCGTATTTCTGTACTGGCAGGTGGCATTAAAACGTCGGTGATTGATGAGCGTATGAGCCGCTCCATCTTGCTGGAAGCGGATGATGCCTGGGCCGCGCACCAGGCGCTGCTGTCGATCAAGAGCCGACGTGATGCCATGAATAAGGTGGTTGGCTTATCCAGCCGCTTTGCTCAGCTGATCGACATGCATTCCCAGGTCGTGGCAAACCTGATCTACCTGCGCCTCGAATTCACCACCGGTGACGCTTCGGGTCACAATATGGTCACCAATGCCGCCGACAAGCTGATACCCTGGATTCTGTCCGAGTACCCGGGGCTGCGTTATTCCTCGATCTCGGCCAATTACTGCTCCGACAAGAAGGCGACGGCGGTCAATGGCATCCTGGGGCGCGGCAAGTATGTGGTGACCGAGATCCTGATTCCGCGGGAGCTGTGCGAGCGCAAGCTGCACACAACGCCGGAAAAAGTGGTCGACCTTAATATCAAGAAAAACCTGATCGGCACCCTGCTCGCGGGTGGCTTGCGCAGTGCCAATGCGCACTACGCCAATATGCTGCTGGCGTTCTACTTGGCCACCGGTCAGGATGCCGCCAATATCATTGAGGGTTCTCAGGGGGTGGTGCATGCCGAAGTGCGTGACGGTGACCTGTATTTCTCCTGTACACTGCCCAACCTGATTGTCGGTACCGTGGGCAATGGTAAAGGGCTCGATTTTGTTGAGGAAAACCTGCGCCTGCTCGGCTGCAAGGAAGACCGCGACCCGGGTGCCAATGCCCGCCGGCTTGCGGCCATCTGTGGCGCGACTGTACTTTGTGGCGAGCTGTCATTGCTGGCAGCACAAACCAACCCGGGTGAGCTGATGGAAGCACATCTCAAGCTGGAGCGATAA
- a CDS encoding response regulator transcription factor, which produces MHLGFFSVEANVASRWGRLLSEYPVRQLQAAELAEGLSGGLILLHLDSVAPDQRRELIQRFESMQQLFVIMADRPQNDEGIRLLAQGARGYASTFMTGSLLQQLLETVWRGDIWATPSVMQQLVKRLLNGHPSALLSVQSEKVGLAANLSEREQQVLDILMSGASNKQIARELQITERTVKAHISAILRKTGAGDRVSLILMAQERHIIH; this is translated from the coding sequence ATGCATCTTGGTTTTTTTTCAGTAGAGGCGAATGTCGCGAGTCGGTGGGGGCGTCTGCTCTCAGAATATCCGGTGCGCCAATTGCAGGCTGCAGAATTGGCAGAAGGGCTGTCGGGCGGTTTGATATTGTTGCATTTGGATTCAGTGGCGCCGGATCAGCGCCGTGAGCTGATACAGCGGTTTGAATCCATGCAGCAGCTGTTCGTTATTATGGCGGACCGTCCGCAGAATGATGAAGGTATTCGGTTGCTGGCCCAGGGCGCCCGCGGCTATGCCAGTACTTTTATGACCGGCTCCCTTTTACAGCAGCTGCTTGAAACTGTATGGCGTGGTGATATCTGGGCCACGCCTTCTGTGATGCAGCAACTGGTAAAACGCCTGTTAAATGGTCATCCTTCTGCCTTATTGTCGGTTCAGTCTGAAAAGGTGGGCCTGGCCGCTAATTTGAGTGAGCGGGAGCAGCAGGTGTTGGATATACTTATGTCCGGGGCCTCTAACAAGCAGATCGCCAGGGAACTACAGATCACGGAGCGAACTGTAAAAGCGCATATAAGCGCCATATTAAGGAAAACCGGAGCCGGAGATCGGGTTTCGCTGATTTTGATGGCGCAGGAACGACATATAATTCATTGA
- the iscX gene encoding Fe-S cluster assembly protein IscX: MGIKWVDVNDIAIELCERFPDVDPITVSFPDLYRWVMELEGFDDDPNHCGEKILEAIQMAWIEEQD; the protein is encoded by the coding sequence GTGGGAATAAAGTGGGTAGATGTTAACGATATAGCCATCGAACTGTGTGAGCGGTTCCCCGATGTAGATCCCATCACGGTCAGCTTTCCGGATTTGTATCGCTGGGTCATGGAGCTTGAAGGGTTCGATGATGACCCGAATCATTGCGGCGAGAAGATCCTTGAAGCCATACAGATGGCCTGGATAGAAGAGCAGGACTGA
- a CDS encoding type I secretion system permease/ATPase yields MDEIQDPLLSCLVELSKQNHNPLSAAVLSAGLPLEESRLTPKLFVQAAKRAGLAARVLRRPLAEITPLVLPVVLILDDGQACILQELDAEDGSAFIIQPESGGKHRIGLSELKQHYTGFAIFVRLEYRYSERVSRVLADREGHWFWGTLKRSMAIYRDVLLASLMINLFVLASPLFVMNVYDRVVPNAAIETLWVLAIGLFVVYIFDFGLKMLRAYFIEVAGKKTDILLSALLFEKVQAIKYGAMPRSVGSFANNLREFESIRSMLSSTVNTVLIDIPFALIFLAVIGLIGGPLVIVPVVAIPIIYIFSLIVRPRLRESVEKTFESASQKNSILIETLTAMETVKTQRAASPLQLRWEQAGGYIARWGLRSRMLSSSVVNFAGLVQQLTSTALVIFGVYLISGNELTLGALIASVILAGRVIAPMGQLAGLITNFHQASTALKTLNQIMDMPEERENDRHFVHRPVLKGSIEFNQVSFAYPGEQQKVLDQVSFRLQAGEKVALIGRIGSGKSTIEKLLMGLYSPTEGAIRIDGIDISQIDPVDLRRHLGYVPQDIMLFAGKLRENITLGSPHATDEQVIRVAELSGADHFINRHPLGFDMQVGERGAALSGGQRQAVAVARALIHDPRVLVLDEPSNAMDNASEEYLKKQLASYASERTLLLVTHKMSLLTLVDRLIVIDGGKVVADGPKQAVLDALKQGRLQIRT; encoded by the coding sequence ATGGATGAAATTCAAGACCCCCTCCTAAGTTGTCTAGTAGAACTCAGCAAACAGAATCACAATCCGTTGTCGGCTGCAGTGCTCAGTGCAGGGCTGCCGCTAGAGGAGAGTCGGTTGACGCCCAAGCTGTTTGTGCAGGCCGCCAAGCGTGCGGGTCTTGCGGCGCGGGTGCTGCGTCGCCCTCTGGCTGAAATCACGCCCCTGGTGCTGCCTGTGGTGCTGATACTGGACGACGGCCAGGCCTGCATCCTGCAGGAACTGGATGCAGAAGACGGCTCGGCCTTTATCATTCAGCCCGAAAGTGGCGGCAAGCATCGCATCGGTTTGAGCGAGCTTAAGCAGCACTACACCGGCTTTGCCATTTTCGTGCGGCTGGAATATCGCTACAGTGAACGCGTATCCAGGGTGCTGGCCGATCGGGAAGGGCACTGGTTCTGGGGTACGCTGAAGCGTTCAATGGCTATATATCGGGATGTGCTACTGGCGTCTCTGATGATCAACCTGTTTGTGCTGGCCAGTCCGCTGTTCGTGATGAACGTCTATGACCGGGTCGTGCCGAACGCTGCGATCGAAACCCTGTGGGTGCTGGCGATCGGTCTGTTCGTGGTTTATATCTTCGATTTCGGCCTGAAAATGCTGCGTGCCTACTTTATAGAAGTGGCGGGCAAGAAGACCGATATTCTATTGTCGGCACTGCTGTTTGAAAAGGTGCAGGCCATCAAGTATGGCGCCATGCCGCGCTCTGTCGGCTCTTTTGCCAATAATCTGCGTGAATTTGAAAGCATTCGCTCGATGCTCAGTTCCACCGTGAATACGGTGCTGATCGATATCCCCTTTGCGCTTATATTCCTTGCCGTCATCGGTCTTATCGGCGGCCCATTGGTTATTGTGCCGGTGGTAGCTATTCCCATTATTTATATTTTTTCGCTGATTGTGCGCCCGCGCCTGCGAGAGTCCGTCGAAAAGACCTTTGAATCGGCATCGCAGAAAAACTCGATTCTGATCGAAACCCTGACGGCCATGGAAACTGTAAAGACACAGCGAGCTGCATCACCGCTGCAGCTGCGCTGGGAGCAGGCGGGCGGTTACATAGCGCGCTGGGGTCTGCGTTCGCGCATGCTCTCGTCGTCGGTGGTCAATTTTGCTGGCCTGGTGCAGCAGCTGACCTCCACCGCGCTGGTAATTTTCGGTGTCTACCTGATCAGTGGAAATGAGCTGACCCTCGGTGCCCTTATCGCCAGTGTTATTCTGGCCGGTCGGGTTATCGCGCCCATGGGGCAGTTGGCGGGGCTTATCACCAATTTCCACCAGGCTTCCACGGCGCTAAAAACACTGAATCAGATCATGGATATGCCGGAGGAACGGGAGAATGATCGGCACTTCGTGCATCGCCCGGTACTCAAGGGCTCGATCGAATTCAATCAGGTATCTTTTGCCTATCCGGGTGAGCAGCAAAAAGTGCTGGATCAGGTGTCCTTTCGCCTGCAGGCGGGCGAAAAAGTCGCGCTGATCGGTCGCATCGGCTCCGGCAAGTCCACGATCGAGAAGCTGCTGATGGGACTTTACAGTCCGACCGAGGGCGCCATCCGCATCGATGGTATCGATATCAGTCAGATTGACCCGGTCGATCTGCGCCGTCACCTGGGCTATGTGCCGCAGGACATCATGCTGTTTGCCGGCAAGCTGCGGGAGAATATTACCCTGGGCTCACCCCATGCCACCGACGAGCAGGTGATACGGGTGGCGGAGCTCTCGGGCGCAGACCATTTTATCAATCGTCATCCGCTGGGCTTTGACATGCAGGTCGGCGAGCGCGGCGCGGCTCTGTCCGGCGGTCAGCGTCAGGCCGTGGCTGTCGCGCGGGCGCTGATTCATGACCCTCGTGTGCTGGTGCTTGATGAACCGTCCAATGCGATGGATAACGCCTCTGAAGAGTATCTGAAGAAACAGCTGGCCAGTTATGCCAGCGAGCGTACCCTGCTGCTGGTCACGCACAAGATGTCCCTGCTGACGCTGGTGGATCGGCTGATCGTGATTGACGGTGGCAAGGTAGTGGCAGACGGGCCCAAGCAGGCTGTGCTGGATGCGCTCAAGCAGGGCCGCCTGCAGATCCGGACCTAG
- the hscB gene encoding Fe-S protein assembly co-chaperone HscB, whose protein sequence is MDIKQNFFEFYGLPEVFDIDLGLLSQRHLELQKKLHPDRFAHLSDQERRLSAQYTAYLNEGYATLRASLLRAQYLLKLQGIDTHNESSAPMDPVFLMQQMELRERLEDAPQHADPESELAALGEGVEQMMAPLQAEFRSQIAIPAEASLHAAAAAVRKMQFLDKLRREIERLEDDLY, encoded by the coding sequence ATGGATATCAAGCAAAACTTCTTTGAGTTTTACGGCCTGCCCGAGGTCTTTGATATAGATCTTGGGCTGCTGTCGCAGCGTCATCTTGAACTGCAAAAGAAACTCCATCCCGATCGCTTCGCCCACCTTTCCGACCAGGAACGCCGACTGTCTGCACAGTACACAGCCTATCTCAATGAAGGCTATGCCACCTTGCGTGCGTCCTTGTTACGGGCTCAGTACCTGCTCAAGTTGCAGGGTATTGATACCCATAACGAGAGCAGTGCACCCATGGATCCCGTGTTCCTGATGCAGCAGATGGAGCTGCGCGAGCGGCTCGAAGATGCGCCGCAGCATGCAGATCCCGAGTCGGAACTGGCTGCGCTGGGGGAGGGGGTCGAGCAGATGATGGCGCCCTTGCAGGCCGAGTTTCGCAGTCAGATTGCTATCCCCGCCGAAGCCTCGCTCCATGCCGCTGCTGCGGCCGTCAGGAAGATGCAATTCCTGGATAAGCTGAGGCGTGAAATAGAGCGTCTCGAAGACGACTTGTACTGA
- the fdx gene encoding ISC system 2Fe-2S type ferredoxin, with amino-acid sequence MPQIIFLPHADLCPEGKVIQVEPGVTVCDAALANGLEIEHACEKSCACTTCHIIVREGFVSLDEADELEEDMLDKAWGLEPESRLSCQALVGDEDLVVEIPKYTINQVSERH; translated from the coding sequence ATGCCGCAGATAATATTCCTGCCCCACGCGGATCTGTGCCCGGAAGGCAAGGTTATTCAGGTGGAACCGGGTGTGACCGTCTGTGATGCGGCTCTGGCCAATGGCCTGGAAATCGAGCATGCGTGCGAGAAATCCTGTGCCTGCACTACGTGCCATATTATTGTGCGCGAAGGTTTTGTCTCTCTGGATGAGGCTGATGAGCTCGAAGAAGATATGCTCGACAAGGCCTGGGGGCTGGAGCCGGAGTCGCGGCTGAGCTGTCAGGCACTGGTGGGGGATGAAGACCTGGTCGTCGAAATTCCCAAATACACCATCAATCAGGTTTCTGAACGGCACTGA
- a CDS encoding TolC family outer membrane protein: protein MSLAIASAIQVAQAAPLEQVVADSMLQNPEVAAAINAKRAVAEEVREAVGGRYPDIDLLLGVGYEWTDSPTTRSAEGATGDGDKDMWRKEATLNFRQMLYDGLATESEVQRQEARLRSADARVREVAEQFALDTTRTYLELIRRQELLRLSKETLYNHVRIYDQIRKRSESGLGSLSSIQQAESRLALAEVNVLAADNNLRDAKANYVRVVGAEPPAQFEVPMGVNVPASLDQALEQAAANQPTLQLAASDIEAAKAQYEAAYSRRLPTFHFEMERTLFNDIDGVGGDNEDFTAMLRLRYNLYNGGSDDARIRKTQYQIHEAEEIRNSADRQVVQSLGLSWNAYEILGQQVKFLEQYVASAEKTRDSYQKQFDIGQRSLLDLLDTENEVFSAKNTLTDSTFDYLIAQYRVINGTGQLLSALDVSLPQDGAMMDSTEMAGTNP from the coding sequence TTGAGTTTGGCAATTGCCTCGGCGATTCAGGTGGCCCAGGCGGCTCCGCTTGAACAGGTGGTGGCTGATTCCATGCTGCAGAATCCTGAAGTGGCGGCGGCGATCAATGCCAAACGCGCCGTGGCCGAGGAAGTGCGAGAAGCTGTGGGTGGGCGTTACCCGGATATCGATCTGTTGCTGGGTGTGGGCTACGAGTGGACCGACAGCCCGACGACCCGTAGCGCCGAAGGCGCGACAGGTGATGGCGACAAGGACATGTGGCGCAAAGAGGCGACGCTGAATTTCCGTCAGATGTTGTACGACGGGCTGGCCACCGAGAGCGAAGTACAGCGTCAGGAAGCGAGGCTGCGTTCGGCCGATGCCCGTGTGCGTGAAGTGGCTGAACAGTTTGCGCTGGATACCACCCGTACCTATCTAGAGCTGATTCGCCGCCAGGAGCTGTTGCGCCTGTCCAAGGAAACCCTCTACAACCACGTTCGTATCTATGACCAGATTCGCAAGCGCTCCGAATCCGGCCTTGGCAGCCTGTCTTCCATTCAGCAGGCAGAGAGCCGTCTGGCGCTGGCCGAAGTCAACGTGCTGGCCGCGGACAATAATCTGCGTGATGCCAAAGCCAACTACGTTCGCGTGGTGGGTGCAGAACCGCCGGCGCAGTTCGAAGTGCCTATGGGGGTGAATGTACCGGCAAGCCTTGATCAGGCGCTGGAGCAGGCGGCGGCGAATCAGCCCACGCTGCAGCTGGCGGCATCCGATATCGAAGCGGCCAAGGCACAGTACGAAGCGGCCTACAGCCGTCGTTTGCCCACTTTCCATTTTGAAATGGAGCGCACCCTGTTTAACGACATCGACGGTGTCGGTGGCGATAACGAAGACTTCACCGCCATGCTGCGTCTGCGCTACAACCTCTATAACGGTGGTTCAGACGATGCCCGCATCCGCAAGACCCAGTATCAGATCCACGAAGCCGAAGAGATCCGCAACAGCGCTGATCGTCAGGTGGTGCAGAGCCTGGGTCTCTCCTGGAACGCCTATGAGATTCTGGGTCAGCAGGTGAAATTCCTCGAACAGTACGTGGCCTCTGCGGAGAAAACCCGCGACTCGTACCAGAAACAGTTTGATATCGGCCAGCGCTCCCTGCTCGATTTGCTGGATACTGAAAATGAGGTTTTCTCGGCCAAGAACACCCTCACAGACTCCACCTTCGATTACCTGATTGCTCAGTATCGGGTCATCAATGGTACCGGTCAGTTACTCAGTGCTCTTGATGTATCCCTGCCGCAGGATGGGGCCATGATGGACTCTACCGAGATGGCGGGCACCAATCCGTAG